A portion of the Edaphobacter lichenicola genome contains these proteins:
- a CDS encoding IscS subfamily cysteine desulfurase, giving the protein MSDNGLVISDSSKPLPAGVTLPIYMDNHATTPMDPRVLDAMLPYFGKVFGNAASRNHSFGWEAEQAVEKAREQIAKLIGATAKEIIFTSGATESNNLALKGIAEMYRERGNHIITQVTEHKAVLDTCKKLEKQGFRVTYLPVQADGLIDLEDLKRAIDDKTILVSIMYANNEIGVIQPIAEIGKLCHEKGIIFHTDAVQAVGKIPVDVQKDNIDVLSLSGHKVYGPKGVGAMYVRRRNPRVQISEQINGGGHERGMRSGTLNVPGIVGLGAACEIAGQEMEAEAKREMELRDYLRSKFEKALDYVHVNGNMEHHLPGNLNMSFVYVEGESLLMGINDIAVSSGSACTSATLEPSYVLKALGLGDDVAHSSIRFGLGRFNTKAEVDYVSDKLIDVVLKLRELSPLYEMVKEGIDLTKIEWAAH; this is encoded by the coding sequence ATGAGTGATAACGGACTAGTAATCAGCGATTCTTCGAAGCCATTACCAGCAGGTGTGACCCTGCCGATCTACATGGACAACCACGCGACGACCCCGATGGATCCACGGGTTCTGGATGCGATGCTCCCGTACTTCGGCAAGGTGTTTGGTAATGCGGCGAGCCGCAACCACTCCTTTGGCTGGGAGGCCGAGCAGGCGGTAGAGAAGGCGCGGGAACAGATCGCCAAGTTGATTGGCGCAACTGCGAAGGAGATCATCTTCACCAGCGGTGCGACCGAGTCGAACAATCTCGCGCTCAAGGGTATCGCGGAGATGTATCGCGAGCGCGGCAACCACATCATCACCCAGGTGACTGAGCACAAGGCTGTGCTCGATACCTGCAAGAAGCTGGAGAAGCAGGGTTTTCGCGTAACCTACTTGCCGGTGCAGGCGGATGGTCTGATTGATCTTGAGGATCTGAAGCGCGCGATCGACGACAAGACGATTCTGGTTTCGATTATGTACGCGAACAACGAAATTGGTGTGATTCAGCCGATCGCCGAGATTGGCAAGCTTTGCCATGAGAAGGGCATCATCTTCCACACCGACGCGGTGCAGGCGGTGGGCAAGATCCCGGTTGATGTGCAGAAGGACAACATCGATGTGCTTTCGCTTTCGGGACACAAAGTCTACGGGCCGAAGGGTGTGGGCGCGATGTACGTTCGACGCCGCAATCCTCGTGTGCAGATCTCAGAGCAGATCAACGGCGGTGGTCACGAGCGCGGAATGCGGTCGGGTACATTGAATGTTCCGGGCATTGTTGGTTTGGGCGCGGCTTGCGAGATTGCGGGCCAGGAGATGGAAGCCGAGGCCAAGCGCGAGATGGAGCTTCGTGACTACTTGCGGAGCAAGTTCGAGAAGGCGTTGGATTACGTTCATGTGAATGGCAACATGGAGCACCACTTGCCGGGAAATTTGAACATGAGCTTTGTCTACGTCGAGGGCGAGAGCCTGCTGATGGGAATCAACGATATTGCGGTCTCTTCGGGTTCGGCTTGCACCTCGGCGACGCTTGAGCCATCGTATGTGCTGAAGGCTTTGGGTCTGGGTGACGATGTGGCGCACAGCTCGATCCGGTTTGGTCTGGGCCGTTTCAACACCAAGGCTGAAGTGGATTATGTTTCGGACAAGTTGATCGACGTCGTTCTGAAGCTTCGCGAGCTTTCTCCGTTGTACGAGATGGTGAAGGAAGGAATCGACCTTACGAAGATTGAGTGGGCGGCTCACTAA